The DNA segment AGTAGTCGTGGAGCGGCGGTCAAGATgggtaggtaaaaaaaaaaccttgctaTGCAACTCAATATCCAAGTGCTTGTATGGCCTGAAGAGGCAGCAAAGGCTCAGCAATGACAATGTATGGAAGGGAGAGGATATTTTGTCAACATTACAATCTTATTCCGCTTAGCCACATGTGTAGGGAGAGCACCATATAAAATAAAGGGGATCAAATATTGAAGCGTTTATTGTGAAAGCATTAGCTTTTCTTAACACGATACTCAGTTCCGAGCCGCCGGCGCCATCTGCTGCGAGAGAAGTGCGTGAGAGAGCCCGAGGAATCGCGTTCCTCGCTGACGTCGCCCTTCGCATGGGCAGACATTGCTAGCGCGCCAGAAGGTAGCTTTGCAGAGCGCCACGGgatgcttttttttaattgacGCGCGCGCTTCCACCAATGAAAAAATACAGTTCTGTTTACGGGACGCAAAGCTCGCTTCCCTTGAACACCACCATATGGCCTTGCTCATACTGAGCATTAGCAATTTGTAAAGGGCAACACGCTAAGAAGCCAACCGACTGTTGCAACAGTATTGTCGAATTTCATGGAGGAAGCGCGACTCTCATGCCTCCTAGCGTTCTAGTGAGTTCGAGATTGGGCGGGTAGATGCCTGTCCTGCCACAACAGTCCAGCCTTACGGGCCGCGAAAGCAGTAGCACACTGACCTAAGCGAAATGACTGATCGGTTCGAGCCGCAGAAGCCCAAGCGAAGCGACATACAAGCTGCAACCTTGCATTTCGATCAGCAGTGCCCATTGCAGAGGCCGGAGCGTACACCAACTATTCAAGATCCTGTGGTTTGATCCGCTTAGGCAGAAGCCACTCAAAACAGACGCTTTAACACTGGCACTGACCATACAGTTTCTGGGCAACCCATTCGGCTGCAATTGCTCGGTGGGCCGTCGTTTGCTGTTCAAAAACGATCTCTCCGCTGTGCCTCTGCCTCACCAGCTGATATCCTCGTTAGAGTTTCCCGAAATTGAGCAGTCGATGTTTCGGTTGTACTCCCTGTGTCTACAGTCGGTTCGAAAACACGGAATAACTCATCTGTCAACAACCAAAGCCTCAAAGTAAGCGCACAAGCCTCCTCACCTCCCTCCTCTGAGCAGCTTAGGTGGGAGACTGTTTTCCGTCAGGAGCTCTGAGTTGAGCAATATGCACCCAGCTGAGAACCGTCATCACATTTATAAGAAGGTTAATCGACCTCTCTTTCAAAACTGCGATTTGATCTAGCACTTTAAACATATACCGACTCACTGCAGCGATCAAAAGACCGCCATCGCTATATTAAAATGAATAAATGCCACAAACGTGAACATGGCCACGAGTAGTTTTGTCCTCTCATACAAACAGTATTCTCTTTACACACTTGTACCCGCCCAGTGAGCTGTCCTACCTCTGTCTATCTAGTAGAGTTTGCATAACTGTGAGAGCGGTATAGGAGAAATCTGAAGGCTGTATAACCATTGTCGCATCGCATATCCTGAGCTTAAAGGCTTTGGATAGTGAGATAACCGATTATATGATTTGCCTCTTCTCCTGTGTTTGGCGTTCTTCGTCATTTCACCACCGCATATGCTGCGCATATGCACCGACAAAATAATATGTAAAGGCAGTTTTAACatgaagtgctttttttttcataaatacaCAACAAGAATACCTACACAAATCAATTTTTTCATATTTGCTTTCAACATGGCATTGCACTTTCGGTATCGTTAAAGTTTTTTATCCAATCCGCGAAGTTTTGGTTTCTCAAGAATATATGTTCGCACCCTTAGTTTAGCCTTAGGGCCGAACGTGTGGGAAGTCGGTGGCGCCTGATCAGCGCTGTACAGACACaaggtttgagtacgggctagttggtatccCATGGTATCAAtgatcacttacagcgcatacatggacggaggacgaaaaaggacgacgtagacaagcgctgacttccaactgattttgtTGGAAGTCAGCGATTTTGCCTCTGTTATCCCATGCATCTGCCCATTCAAAAATCGTTAAGAGAGGTATCATTCAGGCTTGCTTGCATAATGCTCTAACGAAATCATGCTATCATTTGATAGAACCCAGTTTCAGTGCTCAGATAGCTCGGTTGAGGACTGCAGGGTACCCGAGCAACCTTCTGGTCTCAGTATCGGAAAGCCTGCGCAATAAGTTTAGTACCGTTCCTCCCTGCTTTGAGTCTCAAGTACATGAACCAAGTAAAAAAACAGCTGTTATCCCGTACATCCATGGAATATCCCACAAACTTAAGAAAATAGGACAAAGAGCAGGTATCGACGTTGTTTTCTCTGCTCCAAAAAAACTCGCCCAGCTTTGTGTCAGAACCAATCCTGCTGCTAAGAAACGTAGTATTTGCAGCATTAATCACAGGAAGAAGTTTACAGCTTGTTCGAAAGGTGTAGTGTATAAGATACCCCTGAAATGCGGTAGGTcttatataggacagactggTAGATGGCTTAACATTAGATTACAggaacacagcaataaagtgcgcaaagggcGGGAAGGCTTCCTAGGGGTTCACTCCGCACAATGTGGCTGCCTCCCGATTTTTGAGGAGGCGACTATCTTGGCTAGGCATTCCAATGAACATACCAgaattatcattgaagcagcagcgattgccgatggcgactcggttagtaagccatcaatcgcactaacagacaaagaactcgttttcctgaggtcgcacatgcgctctcgtacATCTTAGGTACCAAATTAAGAATGCATTCTTATGTCGGGTTGTTGCTTGTAGAGGGCGCTTTTGTCTGGTGTTTTGGGTGTATACGTTTGTTTCTgagaataaaaatcagttggaagtcagcgcttgtctacgtcgtcCTTTTTTCGTCCTCCGTCCAtgtttgcgctgtaagtgatCGCTGTACAGACGATGGGGAAACTCTAACAACCTATGATGGATGTTCAACGCTTAGACTCCCTCTGACCACGGAAAGTGCACTACGACTCGCTATTTCTCGATGATACGATTGGGGAGCATGCGACACCATTATCCGTGACATTCAACTCAGAAACGCTATCATGGAAACTGCAATTTTCACGTCAGTTGAAGTATATACAAAGTGACGTCACGCACACCCACTCTTGGTGTATTCCCACAAAAACACAAAAttgtatttagtttttttttcgtcctctCATATACAACATTGACCACTCGTTGTGTGCCCGCTTTGGGGTAATGCTCCACAATGGATGTGCAGCAGTGGCACGAAGGCCCAAAGCCTTAAATGCATTTAACATGTGTCATATTACACTGTGTCGTCCACCTATCATCAACATTCTTCTCTAGACAAGCATCGTGAAccgccttcgtcctcgtgacgcAGATAGGTAACAGCTACAGCCAACCTGGTTGTGCTCGATTCAGCCACTACTGCCACAAACTCGCCAACTGAAACATGCTTGGCATCATTTAGTTGATGAGAGGAGGTTGGATATGCGtgtcaccttctttttttttggagggagtgGGTGATCTAGTGGGAGAAGGGAGACGCcgaataaaaataattatttcacgGGCCAGTTTAGTTTTCTGTGAAGGGGTAATTTATTATTCGGTACTAATGATCGAACGCTCGTGAAAATACACGCGCGTGAGAAGTGTTCTAGATATTGTCCAAAACAGCCTTGCACGTTGCGTCGTCGAACACCGCGACCGCCATGTCGCAGTTGTCCTCGAACTGGTCAATGCATTCCTGCGGCAAACTGTGCAACACATCTTTGGTGACCCATAGACCACAGCCtgcaaaaaaaaacgcgaaaacaAACGTTGTTCCCGCAGTGAGTGCTGCTCGAGCGTAAGAGAAAAACATTTTAAACGCACGACCGACGACACGAATACGCGAATTGTGCATTATCACACGTTACTCCCATGGATTTTGTTACAAGCCCTTACCTGCCTTTCTCTCATGACTTCCCGCCCCCTCTAGCTCTCGCTCTTAGACAATCACTGCTTGGACGTTTCCCAGTTCTTATTTGCTCATTTCATTAGACAACAAAATGTGGTTACATATACGATACATTCTTTTTAAGTTGTTGCTGTTTGTGTTGTATAACGTTAGCAAGTGGACTCTGAACCGATCTTATAATATTTGAATATGTTTTCGACTGCTGCAAATGTAATTGTTTCCAAAGGGCTCGTCAAGGTGGTTGCGCAGTTGtttcccctcctctctctctccggcATGTAGATAATGGGTAACCTTCAAAGCTCAATCACGTCTTAACTGGAAATTTTCGACGTTAGGCCATTTTAAAGTGCACATGTTTATTATAGTAGTCCCACCTTTGTAGAAAATTTCCGTTATTCTTTTGCAGAGGCTATTCTCTACTGGCTAGACAATTTAGTTATTCGAAATAGAGCCCTTCGGTTCCTCTTACTCTTGCACATTACAGCAAACGTCCTGACTGTGATTGTCTCGATGGCTGAAGGCAGCACCCAACAGCTTATAGATGATGTTGTTGCCCCACAGAAATGTCACGTAATAGGCGATGCGTGTGGCATGAACAATGCTCCCCATTCCACCACCTTACCCGTTATCGGCCCTGCCTAGCCGTCGAAGCAGCAACATGCTATTACATGTTATGTTCATGTAGAGAAAGGTACCCCAATAAGTTGACGCGGGGACTGAATTAAGAGAGGGCTGCAGTCTTCCTGAGTAGACCCTGATATCTTCTTCCGGTGGCGTCAAAATGTACTTTCTTTCGCTTTACTCACTTTTTtctcgcgatagcaattatatggcctCTCCAGGCGTACTACCGCCGTCGGTGTCGGTGGCGTTGTGAGattccttataaagtccaagtgcgataacatcacGGACgtacgccgtatgctgtaggtgagCAGGAACGCTTGCGAGTGTCACCcgaaaaagatggtggcttcctGCGGCAGCGTCTTCCCGCACTCGCAAGGGAAGAATACGGGAAGCGTACGCGGTCAGCTCACGTGCGCGCGTGAGATGGCGTGGGATCGGTATAGACGCGCGCGCGCTAAGAGGGTGTAGGAAGGGGCAGGTTCGTGCGCTTCTCCTTTCCCATTTTGGCTGCGGTGGCTGAGTGCGGCTGTCCTAACACTACGTTGGAGGCTATCTGCGATGGATTCGAAGGCTTCGCGGCACGAGATagctgatagcttcgtatgcgccaAGTTATCGTGCGTctagttcgcattgaagtgagaggcaacaCGAACGAAAATTCACTCGCCACTGCTGCCTCTGATCGGTCGTCTATTGAGATGGTCGTGTGAGCGGTCGTCTATTGAGATGTACTCTTGCTTGCCTGCGCGCGCGTGACAGCGTGCTCGTTCATTCAGTTAATAAGCGAACGTTTATAGCAGCTTATGCAACTAACAACTCAACTGATCATACTTTGCATAACTGTTTAATATTTCACTATAGAAATCAATGTTTCGTCTCGCGGTCGAAACTGCATCCGTTTTTCATGTGAGGAAAGAGAAGACTTCGCAATATTTAATCATCACCCGTAACTAGCTCTACAAATCAATAAAAACAATTAGTACATCTAATTGAGGTTAGAGTTTGTTGGCTTCATGTGATTGTAACGAAACTATGTGCTATGGTATGCCACCTCTACGTGTTCCCTGTTAAACAATGAACACTATGTGCCTATTAGCCTAGTTAATTAAGGATTCTTACTTTGCCTGTTCTTGAACGGGAAGTCCACTACGCTGCAACTCTTATAGTTGGAATATATAAAATACGCCGTTTCCTCACCAGTGGCACCTGAAAACAATAGAAATATAACATGCAATGAATTTCCCAGCTGGGCTCGTAATCGCAGCGGCTTTTCACGGAATCATTGTTCGTAGGGAGAAGTTCCTGCCAACCATGATACGAGAAACATTATTAGCGAATGCAACGAGCCAATATTTAATAACCGATACAATCAAACACTTTGCGAGTTCTCTCCATTATTTATGGGTACAACTTCGTCCTGAACGGCAAAGTGAAGTCGTCAACTGAGCTTCCACGTACACCCCACAACCAGAAATTGCAGGTAGCCATCGCAACAGGTAGCCATCGCATTGGCACATTTAGACCCAAAGAAATCCAGGATCCACAAAGATTCTAGGGCAGCCGTGGGAGCAATTGCAAAGGAGTCATCGCTAGACAGGCCCTGGCAATTCTCCACGGAAAGGTCGTCGTAACCCAACATGATCATCTGGTTTCCTGCTCATATGGGAAAATTCACCGGGGCTCCAATGAACCTCAGCGAATCTGTCCAAGATGCTGCAGGGGGACTTGCCAACCATGCCGCCACAAGGAAAGAAGATGTTGAGGTTCCAGATTGCAGGGACAACCTGCTCACGTACAGCGATCTAACCAAGCACTTCTACCAAAGACTCAGGGCCTTATCCCCTCCGCACAGTAAACTGAATAGAGCTGAGGTCATTATGCTTAGGCTCTTCCCAACTAGaacctattctgtaaccctaatggtccaccgtttaTCAAACATCCGCAACACATAGTCTGCCTAGCtccacttttttctcttaatgtcaattagaatatcagttATCTCTCTTTCCTCTCTGATCAACACCACTCTCTTCCAGTCTCTTAATATTACGCCTAAAATTATTGATTCCAACGCTTTTTGCGCAgtctttaacttgttttcgagcttttttgtcagtctccaagtttctaaCCGATATGTttgcaccagtagaatgcattcATAGGGCACCTTTCTTTTGAATTATAATGGTTAGCTTcaagtcaggatctgacaatgtctgccgaatgctctccaaaccatttttattcttcagtaaATTTCCTTTTCCTGAGTAATAGACCTAGGTAAGTGTACTCCTTCAAAGAATCTAGTggctgactggcgatactgaACTTCTGATTCCTTGGCCGGCCATTGATCCTTATGTTTGTCGTCTGCATTTTAATCTTCAAACCTAATTTTACACTATCTCTGTTAAGTTCCGCAAGCATTCTTATAACtcttccccagtgttgctgaacgggacaacgtcatcggcaaaccgaaggttgctgagatattcgccattgatcatCACTCCGAAGCCTTACAAAATTAatagcttcaatatttcttcCATGCATGCAGTCAATattattggagagattgtgcctcatTGTCTGACCCTCTTCTTTATGTGTGTCTTTGTACTTTTCTTGTAGCCATGGCTTCTTTGAAGACATTTTCCAATATAtatacgtaagcctcctgtactccttgattgcgcaatacttctatggctgctggtatttctactgaatcaaattcaTTTTCGTTTTCAATAAAAGCCACAGAGAGGCTGAtattactctgcagatttctctatTACCTCATCGATGACATGCATGTGATCCATTGGAGAGTATCTATACCTGAAGCCAACCTGTACTCTTTGTTTACTGAAGCCAAGCGTTACCCTTATTCTGTTGGGAATTACATTGGGAAATATTTTATACAGTACTGGAAGACAGCTAATGGGTCTATAGTTActcaattctttaacgtcacccttcttatggattagtataacgttagcattcttccagttctatgCGATACTTGAAGTGCTGAGACATATCGTATGTATGGGCACAAGCTTTTCTAGCGCGgtgcctcctccatctttgattaaaccgactgttattctatcttcttcCCCCGCTTCCCCCctttcatatcttgcaaggcccttctaacatCGTCGCTAGTTATAGATAGAGcatctgtaacctgttcattactgcttcgaatcgTGGCTGCTCTGCGCACAGTAGAGGTCcgtgtagaattcttccgctgcttttgctgtatcttcgaaattgctgatgatattgccctgcttgtGATTCATTGCATGCATCTAGGCTTCTTCTATGTAAAGTGTTCTTCTCTCTGATTCCATGCTGCGTTCATGTTTCACTGCCTCCTCAGTCTTTCTTATGTTATGATTTCGAATACCGCTAACTCTCTCCTTGTTCATCAGTTTCGATAGTAACGCGAATTCTAtctcatctcttgagttggacactttcaatcTTCGTcattttttattaggtccttgaTTACTTGGTTGAGCTTACCTACAGATCGCCTTAGTGCCTTGCCTCCTACTGCAATTGCTGCTGCTGAAGAAAGCCTACTTATGGTCTCGTTCGTTATTCTATGTCATCTTTATCCCTCTGTTTTAAGCCTGAATATTTGTTCGCAAGTACCAGCCGAAATTTGTCTGCCTTTGAGTCTACTGCGTCTAGGgaggcctgtttcttcttgacagaTTTTGCTCGTTCTCTCTTCTTATTGCGGAGAATCTTAGACatgactaacctatgatcactgctctTTACCTCACCTAACAAttatacatcctgcactatactgGGATCATTACCAAGTGGTAAAGATGGCATTACCAATTTTGAGCGCCACATTTTCCAGGTTACTGCAGTTCAAGCTGAATATTCGCGGTCATAGTTTACTATTTATTTCATATTTACCGTCATCCACCGTGAACACAGCTTTGTCAATTGTTGGTCCTTCCTTTACATGGTAGGTGTGATTCTCTCTGAAAGATATCCAAAATTTTTTCCTTTAGGAAGAGATCTTTTTGTTTCACATATTTAGTGTGACAAAGGTCTGAGAAGCatgatgcaaaaagaaaaaaaattaatgttaaAATTTTTAGCCAATGTAGGGACATTGTGGGAAATGACACCACCAGGGCTCAAATGTTGTGAATCAGGACGTGATGTATACTTCGAAAAAACGTACAGCTTCATTATGTTTTATTAGCAGTAGCTGGATATGTAGAATACAATTTAGATTTTATTGCCTGCAATCGTAATGCTTGCCCAGTAATGTTCAAACTAGGAAATATAACTGTAACAAAGAAAAATGGGCTAATCGGAGGTACTGAGACGTTCCGATCAGAGTCACAGTTTTCGCGGAGTTCACGATATCCATAGACCAAGCTCCTCGAAAAAAtctccagattattttttttatttggcgaacAGCTTTAGCACACGATTTCAATGAttcttcattgtttttattgAAGAATGACCAACATGGAATTTAAAGTCGAGGTTTTTGTAGCTTTTCAACCAAGTAACATTCTCGAACAACATAATATCCCGAAAATAACCAAGATTCCCATTGCTCTTACACGAAATGCTGCgggaaacatgaaaaaaaaatgaatacgcTACTCCGGACCTCAATTTCACAACCACTGAGCCCTGGTGGCGTGAAATTCAGACACAGCAAAATGAAATGTTAAATGGGTAGCAAAAATCACTTTTCTCATTTTTTCTTGAGCCGCTATTCAACATATTTTTGTTGCACTGTAGAGGCGTTTATCAGTCAGCGGCGTTTGGGACCGACTGTTTGAGCAGGACACGTACTGCCAGCACGAGAAGCGTTTCGCACGCAAGAACGCACGTCCGAAAACGGTTCAACGGGTTCGATCACCTAGTTGACGGGGTATGCGCGTTCGACGACACGATGGGGTCCCTAATACTTGGGTAGCAGTTTTTATGAGAGGCCAGCTGCAGCGGAAGGAACCGTGAACCACAGAAGCGCTCCAGGAAGGAAGGTAGGCGTAGAAGCGGCGTCACCACGAGTGCTcttctggcgctcttgatcaATGGAGGTAATTCCCGAGCGTGATCCCGGTACTCTTCAGCATGTCGTGCCGCGGCAGAAATCGGTGCACATTCAGATGTATCCGACCGGTATGGCAGAATTGTGTTGATGGTATGCGACGGCTGGTGaccgtacaaaaaagaaaaaggttgaaAAACGAGTGGTGCTCTGagtagcggtgttgtacgcgtaGGTCACGAAGGGCAAAATGACGTCCCAATTTGTGAGGTCGGAGGCGACATACATGGCAAGAaggtcgccgagcgtacggttgaagcgttccgtAAGACCATAGGTTGGAGGACGGTACGTCTTAGTTGTACGATTAACAACGTGGAACTCTTTAAGAATGGCTTCAACTACTTCGGATAGGAAGACACGTGCGTGATCGCTGAGCAGTTCCTGAGGGGCTCCATGACACAGGGTGAAACGACAAAGCAGGAAggaagcaacatcgcgcgctgcaGCTGATGGGAGGGCGGCAGTATTTGCGtatcgcgtgaggtggtcgactgCCACAATGGCACAGCAGTTTCGAGTTGAATTAATGGGAAggggcccatacaaatcgatgccgacGCACCGAAACAGGCGGATAGGGCAAGGTAAAGGCTGTAAAATGGCTGGCGGGGTGAAGACGGGGTGAAGATTTCCGGCGCTGACTATCGGGGCAAGCAGAGGAACTTCTTAACATAGCTATACATCCTTCGCAACAAGTTCAACTGTAGAAGGTGCTGGTGCGTTTGGAAAACTCCCGAATGTGCGTGCTGTGGATCGACGTGGATAGCTGCGCATATCTCGGAACGCAGACTGCGAGGTACTACTAATAACCACAGGCGCCCGTCGGGATTATAATTGCGTGGATGAAGCAGgttgtcgcgaatggcgaaatagTGAGCATGACGACGCAACGTGCAAGTATTTCGCTGTGTTGATCTACAAGAAAGCAAGTCTATAAGGGAGGGAATTCAATGGTCATTGTGCCGCTTAGAAGTGATGGTGGTAAAGTCGAGCGAAGAAACGGTAAACTGGGATAGTGAGCGGCAGTATTGTCGTCAGGTAAGAGAGAGCGCAAGAGGGCGTCGGGTCAGAATGCTGGCGTCCGGTGCGGTACAGCACGTGGATGTCGTAGTTCTGCAGGCGAAGTGCACATCGGAAAAGTCTGCTTTAGGGttctttcaaggacgacagccagcacagtGCATGATTCTCGGTGCTTACATCATCTGGAAGGCCATGGCCATACACATAAGGCCGGAACTTCGTAACAGCCGACATGATGACCAGGCATTCTTGTTGCGTCACAGTGCAATCGGTCTGATCTTTCGTAAGCGTACGACTTGCATAAGCCATGACATACTCAGGAAACCCTTGTTTGCTCTGGACAAGGCGCAGCGCCGAGGCGAACACCGCTGGCTTCTGTGTGCAACGTGGGGCTGTCGTGTCGGAATGGCGCGAAATTGGCGGAGACGTTAGCAAACGACGAAACTTTGTGAAGGCCTCATGGCACTTGGACGACCACCAAGTAAGGCGTCAGCTGCTTGTAAGTAGCTTCGACAGGGGCAatatgatggcggcgaaattgcggatgaagcgtctgaagtaagaccAGAGACGTACGGAACAGCGCAATTATTTGACGGGCGTTGGCTTAGGTGATTCGGCAACGGCCAGAAGATTGGCTGGATGGTGTAACTTAGAATTCTCAGACTTCTCCAGGTTTATTTGCAGGCCAACGTTTGTTAAGCACGTCAACACACACCGGAGTGGTTGAAGGTGCACGGTGAATTCAGGAGAGAAAACTACAATGCCGTCAAAACAGCACAAGaaggtctgccacttcaagctACATAGAACTTTGTCAATCATGGGCTCGAAAGTGGCCCGTACAATAaagtccaaaaggcatcacgttaaattaaTATAAGTCGTCGGCAGTGACAAAATCTGTGACCGCTAGACCACTGTGAGGTAATCGGCAATAGATGCACCGACCACATCACTGGCTATACGCCACACGTATAAACAGGACTGAGCGCATTAAAACTAGTACAGTAATGGTCATCGGGAACGTACATAGCTTGCATGTCGTCGACCGCTTCTACAGTGCCAAGAAATTCCCCTCGGACCACCATAAGAGGATATGGGAAAGGGTTGCGATCGAAAATGGTTTTGGAGCCCTGCGTGATGTCCACTGCCGCAAAAGGTAGGAGCAGACCTTTCGGAGTGACAAAGCAGTCAGATGGAGAGGACAACTCACTATACCATTTTAACCCTCCACTGCTAATAATTCCATAAAGCCAGATGCCCAAGTTTGGCGCTGACGACGTACTACTGTGAAAGGAAGAGTGTTAATGCTACTATTGATTTCCTTCGTTTTCCTCAGAACAATGGTTGTCTTGCACCACTCCACCTAAACTCCTAGCTTTACATGAGCACTTTGTTGGCTTCACGTCGAAAGCTTAACTCTTTTTGATTATTCTGTTTCAAGAATTGTGTGGGATGTTCTCTGTCCTGCGGTTAGTTGATGCTGCCAAGGCCGAAAGGGGTAAATAATGATGGCTGAAACCACGTTTTGGATCCTCTAAAAGCCTTGTCTGAAATGTGATATTTACCCCGCTTCCATGGGGGGCGGGGCGAAATTGGAATAGATTTCAAATTGAGAGAAAATGAGGCAACTTTATGGTTAGTGTTTATGAAGAGGTAGGATTCTGTACATCAATAACGACTTCAAAAATAATTACTAATTACTCGTTTTCTCCAGGTTTTCAAGCTTTATACCAGGAGTGGAGTTGGTTTTGAAGATCTTCTACGGTGCAGTAAACGAGGGTAGTTATTGCTCATTCATAAGTAGACACATGTGAATCGTGAATCATGATGGCTTACTCTGGGTAAGGTATTTACAGCCAGTGTGGAAAATTACTTATTCAAGAATTCCAGATGTTCTTACTGCAGTCATCTGCAATGTTTCCCAGAGTACAATGAAAGCCAGTACAAGAGAAAATTTAAATTTAGCTAAGAAACGGTACATGTTAGCTGTAATGCACGGTGCACGACTGTCGCTTAATTGGAAGCGTTAAAATTATTACAGAAGAATCGTGCTTTCTCTACTTGCATGCGTTATACGAGGTTTGTAGCTGGTTTCTACGGTGCAGTTGGAAAATTAAACAAGGCATGTCATTTATCCTTCACGTAATCAAGGTCGACGTTATGGTAAATGTGTACCCATAGCTCGAAGTGTGTCGGTTAATTGCGTCTTTTGCAACAAAGTACGTTTAAGCACGTTTAAACTTAGCTAGAAAAAGGTAACCGTTAACTATATTGCGTGGTGAAACGTTCACGTCAGTGTCGCTCAATTAGAAGCGTTAACATATTTGCAGAACAATCGCTCTTTCTCTACTTTCATGCGCTATACGAGGTTTGTAGATGGTTTCCAAGgtgcagttaaagaaataaacaaggcaTGTCATTTATATTTGGCACAAATAAGGCCGACGGTATGGGTAATGGGTACACAAAATTCGTAGTGTGCGCCTTTATTGTGCcttttgcaataaattacaaGTGCAAGGGCTCTGGACCATTATGTTTGTATTATACGAGTAGCGTGAGGTTCAATCCGTTGCTCTGGCATAACTGCAAACACCACCGACATATAATTTAGCAG comes from the Dermacentor variabilis isolate Ectoservices chromosome 2, ASM5094787v1, whole genome shotgun sequence genome and includes:
- the LOC142570964 gene encoding uncharacterized protein LOC142570964, translating into MQSLFSCVLVIFSVLLLEVHIASGKAKHQLNHDVTDAFKTFEVFPHVITAFDSDDDGDLDCAMAVRQQLDENLKTATYLFVLPPVNGRQPENHTYHVKEGPTIDKAVFTVDDGATGEETAYFIYSNYKSCSVVDFPFKNRQSCGLWVTKDVLHSLPQECIDQFEDNCDMAVAVFDDATCKAVLDNI